DNA from Acidimicrobiia bacterium:
CGCAGTGGGTGTCGTGTTCCTCTCCGATCGCGAAGATCACGAGCGGATATCACTCCGGGCGCAACTGACGCGCGATCTGATGGACGGCGTCTCGGTGGCCGGTGAGGTCGTCTCCCGCGGCGAAGGGGTCCTCGCCCGGCTGTTTTCACTCATCGTCATCGGGGACCTGGTGTCGGTAGAGCTCGCCGAGCGCGCCGACATCGACCCGATGCCCGTCGTCGTGATAGAGCAGTTGAAGAAGAGGTTGGTGGAGTAGGGCCTCGCTGCCCGCTGCCCGCTGCCCGCAAGAGAAGACGCGTTCGAAGGGGGTTCACGCGTTCTGTCGAATTGCGAATTGCGAATTGCGAATCGCCCCTGGCGTCGGTGGGCGGTTCCCAGCCCGATAACCTCTGAACCTATGAACCATGACATCGCCGACATCGGGCTCGCCGACGCCGGGGCGCTTCGGGTCGAGTGGGCTCGCCGACGGATGCCGGTGCTTGCCTCGATCCGGGAGCGGTTCGAGCGGCAGCAGCCCCTCGCCGGAATCCGTATCGCCGCATGCCTCCATGTGACTGCCGAGACCGCCAACCTCATGGAGGTCCTCCGCGCCGGGGGGGCAGACGTGGCATTGTGCGCGTCGAATCCGCTGTCCACCCAGGACGATGTCGCCGCGGCGCTGGTTGCCGACGGCATTCCGGTGTTCGCCATCCGGGGGGAGGATGCCGACTCGTACTACTCGCACATCCGTGCTGTCCTCGACCGTGATCCGCATGTGACCATGGACGACGGCGCCGACCTGGTCACGATGCTGCTCAAGGAGCGCAAGGATCAGGAGCCGATCGGGTCGACCGAAGAGACGACGACGGGGGTCATCCGGCTGCGGGCGATGGAGAAGCAGGGCGTGCTGCGGTTCCCCGTGGTGGCAGTCAACGACTCGGCGACGAAGCATCTCTTCGACAACCGGCATGGCACCGGTCAGTCGGCCCTCGACGGAATCATCCGGGCCACCAACATCCTGTTGGCCGGCAAGACGGTGGTCGTAGTGGGCTTCGGGGACTGTGGCGCAGGCGTTGCCGCCCGCGCCGACGGTCATGGCGCCCGGGTCGTGGTGGTCGAGATCGATCCGGTGAGGGCGCTGGCTGCCGCCATGGAGGGTTACACCGTTGCCGATGCCGACGAAGCCGCCCGGGTCGGCGACATCTTCATCACGGTCACCGGCAACCGTCATGTGATCAGGGGACGGCACTTCGACGTGATGAAGGATGGGGTGGTGCTGGCCAACGCCGGTCACTTCGACGTCGAGATCGACCTTATCGAGCTCGAGAAGCGGGCGACCGGAAAGCGTCGAATTCGCCACGAGCTCGACGAGTGGACCATGCCCGACGGGCGACGGATCCACGTCGTGGCCGAGGGCAGATTGGTGAACCTCGGCGCAGCCGAGGGTCACCCCGCCGAGGTCATGGACATGTCATTCGCCAACCAGGCCCTCGCGGCAGAGTGGTTGGTGACCAGCGGCAAGGCCCTGGGATATGCCGTGCATCGGCTCCCCGAGCACATCGACGCCGAGGTGGCCACCATCGCCCTCAAGCGGTTGGGAGGCTCACTTGAAGTACTCACGCCCGAACAAGAGCAGTACCTGGCTTCCTGGGAGATAGGGACGTAAGAGGACCTCGCTGCGCTCGGCCCGCTGCCCGCTGCCCGCTTCCCGCAAGAGCGCGCGAACGCGCCGGGACGCGATCTTGCCGGGGGCGGGCAGCGGGTAGCGGGCGGCCTTCCCTTACGCGTCCGTCAGATCGAGCACCGCGCCGTGCCTTGCCTTCGCTTCTTCCAACACTTCCGTGATCTCTCTCGTCACCAGTTCGTTGCGGTCCAGGAGGGCGTCGCGGAGGGCTTCGATCAGGTGGCGGTTGTCGCGCAGCAGGGCGGTGACCACCGCCTTCTGCTCGTCGAGCAGCGATTCGACGGCTGCGCGGGCCCGTTCATCACTGAGCACCCGAGAGGTCAGGTCACCGCCCACCAGTCCGGGATCTGCGGCACGGAGCGAGACCAGGGAGCCGCCCTGCCCCATCGATCCGACCATGTCGGCAGCCATCGTGGTGGCGGCAGCCAGGTCACCGGCCGGGCCGGTCCCCGACTCTCCGTAGAAGAGTTCCTCGGCGACCATCCCTCCGAGGGCGATCTGGATCAACGCCAGCGACTCTGTCTTGCGGCGGGTGTATCGCTCCTCGGTCTCGCTGTGGGCGAGAAGGCCGAGAGCATCCTTGCGCTTGACGATCGACAGCAGGTCGAGCTTCCGGCCGCGGCCCACCAGGTGGGCGACCACGGCATGGCCGGACTCGTGGACCGCGATCGTCTCGCGCTCCTCAGGGGTGTACTCCGTGGGCTCTGCCAAACCGACCTCGATGTCCATCCGGGCGCGCCGCAAGTCGTCGACACTCAGCCGGGATCGCTCGTCACGCATGGCGAACAGCAGGGCCTCGTCGAAGAGCCGCTCGAGCGAAGCAGGGGTGTAACCCATCGTCGACGCTGCCAGATCATCTCGGGCAGTGTCATCGAGCGAGAGATCGTGCGCCTTGCGTGACAAGAAGAAGTCGATCATCTCGCGGCGCTCGGGCCGTGCCGGGAGCCCGAAATGGAGGATCCGGTCGAACCGTCCCGGCCGCAGCAGCGCCGGGTCGAGCGCATCGGCGCGGTTGGTGGCTCCGATTAGAAGGATGTTGGCGTAGGCCGCGCTCCGCATCTTGATGTGCCGGTGGGGCGGCAGCAGGCGGTTGGCAAATCGGCGCCATGCATTCGAGAACCGGATCGACCGGGGCGGGTCGTCGAAGCTCTGCATCTGGACCAGCAGCTCGTTGACGACGCCTCCGGTGCCTTCGGAAACTGTGGACCGCTCGACCGCAGTGGCGGCAGCGCGGCTCATGCCACCTCGGCGACCGCCGATCGCATCGAACTCCTCGATGAAGCCGATCGCTCCGCCCTCCTCTCGGGCGACCTTGCGCAGCTTGCGGAAGTAGGAGCGGATCTTCCGGGCCGTGGCGCCGTACCACATGCTCTGGAAGGCGGTGGACGAAACGAAGAGGAACGGGACTCCGGCCTCCTTGGCGAGAGCCTTGGCAGTGTGGGTCTTCCCGGTTCCCGGGGGGCCTTCGAAGAGGATTCCCCGGCGAGGTGCCCCGCCCATCTGATCGCGAAAGTGGCGGTGGTTGAGGAACACCTCGAGCGTGTGCCGCACCTCCACCAGCACCGGGCCGAGGCCCTTCACCTCATCGAACGAGACGTCGATCTGTTCGGGGAGATAGACCACCTCCGGCGACCTTCCGTTCCCGAGCATCGGCAGCACGATCACGAGGCCGAGTACGAAGATCAGCACTACGCCGGGGAGCCAGAACGCCGCGTCCGGGGGGAGGTTGGGCCAACCGGGGGATACCGGGTTGCCGCCGGCGATTCGCAGCCACAGCCAGGCGACCAGCGGGCCGAGCACCCAGGCGATCCGCCGGAGCCGGCGCCGACGCTGTCGTTCGCGGGTGACCTGGACGTCGACTGCCATGCCTGCCTCGTTCATGTGGAATCACACCCTAAGTTACCGAGAGTAGTGGCACAACGCTTTGGGTAGTCGCGGTGGGGTCATTGTGATTCCGGGGCGGTGACTAGTTAGGGGTCGGCCGGCTGCGCCGGCCTCCGCGATGGGTCGGGCGTTGCCCGGCCGCGGTGATTGCGACACCCATCGCGGCCGGCCGCAGGCCGGCCTCTCGCGGCCGAGCGCAGCGAGGCCTATCTAGGGCCGCCCGGAGGGCGGCCCTATCGCCCATTCGCGTCACACCGTTCGTAGATAGTGACCGCGATGATCTGTCTCGCCTGTGCTGAAGTGGCGCGGGGATTGCTGTGCGGTCCGTGTGTCGGGACGCTGGCGCCTTCCCCGGAGCAGCATCTCCGGGGCATCCTCGTGCGCTCGGCGTTCGCTCATTCGGGGGCGGCTCGTCGGCTGGTGCACCGTCTCAAGTACGAAGGGCTGGTGTCAGCCGCCCGGCCGCTGGCGGCGGCGATGGTGCCCCTTCTCCCGGCGCACACGACCTGCCTGGTGCCGGTACCGAGGGTCAAGGCGCGAAGGTGGCGGCATGGCGTCGACCCGGCCACCGAGCTAGCCAGTGCGTTGTCGGAGATGACCGGCCTTCCGGTGGTCGTCGCGCTGCGACCGCTGGTATGGGTTGCCCGACGAGCCGGACCGGCGGGGAGGCGACGGGGCACCCCCCGGTTCACCGCGACCAACAGACCCCATGCTGGCGGCGTCTTGGTCGACGATGTGGTCACGACCGGCACCACCCTCGGCATCGCCGCATCCGTGACCGGAGCGTGTCACGCGGTTACGGCGACCGCGGGACTTCGGCCCTGATTCTTCGGCGGTCCGAGGGTTACGATTGGTGCAGCCCCTGAGGGGGGAGCACGCAACCCGGAGGCCTGGGTGGCACGCAGACGGCCCCGCCGACGAGCTCGAGACTCGCTCGTGCGGCGCCTGCCCCTCGTTTCCCGTCCGACCATCGCCTCTGAAAGGAGACCCCGTGGATATCCGCGTCCATGCAACGAACATGAGCCTCTCGGACGAATTGCGGGAAATGGCCACCGGGAAGGTGGAGCACGCCACCCGCGTCTTCGATGACGGCGAGTTCATCGATGTCGAGTTCTCGGTGGAGCGGAATCCGAGGATTTCGGAAGAGAAGTACCGGGTGGAGATCACCTCGAAGGTGGCCGGTCAGGTGGTGCGCGTCGAGGCTGCCTCGTTCGAGGAGCGTGTCGCGCTCGATCTGGCGATCGACAAGTACGAGCGGCGCCTTCGGAAGCTGAAGGAGAGGATCATCACCCTCCATCGCCAGCCTCACGAGAAACGACTCAATGACGGCGGGGCGAGCGTCGAAGAACACAACGAAGACGAAAACGAACTTCGGATTGATCGTGTCAAGCGATTTGCGGTCAAGCCGATGACAACCGAGGAGGCGGCCCTTCAGATGGAACTGCTTGGACACAGCTTCTATCTATTCCTCAACGCCGATACGGACCGATACGGGGTCCTGTATCGCCGGCGTGGGGGATCGCTCGGGCTGATTGAACCAGAGTGACCAGTGTTCTCGTCGTAGACGACGTCGAGCTGTTTCGAACCGGCCTCGCGGCCGCGCTCGAGCGCGAAGGCTTCACGGTGGCCGGTGAGGCGAGCAACGCCGAGCGGGCCGTGTCGCAGGCCGAATCGCTGCAGCCCGACCTCGTGCTTCTCGACATCCTCATGCCGGGCATCTCAGGCCTCGACGTCGTAGAGAAGATCAGAGCCGTGTCGCCCCGCTCGAGCGTGGTCATGCTCAGCGCCAGTGAATCCGAGGAGGACCTCCTCGAATGCATCAGGGCTGGTGCCCGCGGCTACCTCGTCAAGGACGCCCCGTTCGGCGAGCTGGCGAGCTCGCTCCACTCCGTGGCCGCCGGCGGCGCGGCGATCTCCGGTCTCATGACCGGCAAGCTGCTCGACGTGCTGTCGCAACTCCTGCGCCACCAGGACTTCGTCGCCCCGCGCCGTCCCGCCCTCACCGGCCGCGAGATCGAGGTCCTCCAGCATGTCGCCAAGGGAATGACATCAAAGGAGATCGGGCGCGTGCTATTCATAAGCGAGAACACCGTGAAGAATCACGTGCGCAACATCCTCGACAAGCTGGGCCTCCATTCCCGCAACGAGGCCGTGCTGTACGCGATTCGCGAGCACCTCGTCGAGCTGTGAAATGACCGATCAGTCGACCGCCACGACGGCTCCCGACACCACCGTCGATTGGAACGGGCAGCAATTCGAATTGGTTCGGGCAGTCTTCGACTCATCGTCGGCGGGCTCCACCGACTCCCTACTTCTCGAGCGGGTCCGCGCCGAGTTCCCGGGACGCGGTGACGACCTCCACGCCGGAGTCGGAGTGCTGCGGGATCTCCTTCGCATCGAGCAGCGCCCCGAACGATTCCGCCGGGTGCTACGGGTCTGGACCAGCAGGATCGCCAACGCGATTCGTCGCGGCGACTTCCACGCTGCCGGCACCTGGATGCGGGCGGTAACTGAGTCTCCCGTGTTTCCGAACGACTTTGCGATCTACGTGGTTGAAGCGGTCCGTGAACTGTCGCGCGAGGAACTGCTCGAGGAGTTGGTCGTGAAGCTCGCCAAGGCCGGCGATCCTCCGGCAGCCGCCCCGTTGCTCATGGCCTGGGGCGAGCCGTTGGTGGAGTACCTCGTCGGTGGCATGGCCACCGATTCGCCGCCGGTGAATCGCCGCCACCTGGTGGAGTACCTCGGAATGGCGGGCCGTGCCGACGTCAGGCTGCTCACGCCTCATCTGCGCGACCCCCGCTGGTTCATCGTGCGCAACCTTGCCAGCGCGATCGGCCGCACCGGTCGTGAGACCGCAGTCCCGGCCCTCGAAGGGGTCCTCGAACATCCCGACGACCGGGTTCGGGTCGAGGTGATACGCGCCTTGACCGTTCTCGGAGGCGAGGACGGCATCGCTCCGGCGCTCAGGGCCCTCGGCGACGAGAGCCCGCGTGTGCGGCAGGCGGCCGTATCGCTGTTGCGGGCCTCGCCTAGCGACTCAGTGGTCGACGGCGTGGCTTCCGTCCTCGAGTCGGGTTCGCACAGCGCAGATGACGCCCGGAGGCTCGTCGACGTGATCGCCGAACGGCGCTCGCCGGCCGCGCGCACCGCACTCGAGCGACTCGCCGGGAAGCGATCCGGGTTCGGCTCGGGGCGGACCGTGCGCGACGCCGCCAAGGCAGTGCTGGAGCGCATGCGATGAGCGAGCTCCTCGGCCACAACTTTCTCCGTGCCCTGTCGCACCTCGGGCAGCGCATAAACCGCATCGACGATGAAGATCTGCGCGAGGCGGCAATCACCGCGCTCGCCGACGCGGGCGAGGTGCTCACTGCTGGTTCCGGCGAGGCCGTCATCACCGTCGCTGCCGACGCGTTCTACCTCGATCGGCGAATGCTCGCCCACGCCTCGACCGAGTTCCACAGCATGCTCCAGTCGATGAAGCAGCGGAGGGTCGACTCGATAACGATTCGCAAGGGGGCTACCCGCCGGGATCTCGCCGATCTGGCCGCCCTGGTGACGGGCCACTCGTCGGACTTGCCGGCAGACGGCACGGTGCGAATCAACGAGCGGGCGATGTCCACCTCCGATCTCGACATCCGTCCGATGTCGGGGCTACGCCGTAGCTATGCCGAGTCCCTCGACGCCCTGCGGGGCGTGTCCACCACTCGGACCCTCGAGCTCGGCGAGGTGCTGGATGTCGTCGACGGATTCATAGCCGGAGGTGCGACCGATCCGGGTGCCTCGCTGCTGATGGCAACCGTGCAAAACCACGACGAGATCACTTACTACCACTCGGTGAATGTCTGCCTCTTGTCGATGGCGCTGGGGCGCTTCGCCGGCCTTGGGAAGGAGCAGGTGCGGCTGCTCGGACTGGGGGCGCTGCTCCATGACATCGGACGCGTCGTGGTGGACGAGGCTGCCCTGTCCCGTGAAGGACGCCTGTCGAACGAGGACTGGGCCCAGGTTCGCCTCCACCCGCAGGAGGGTGCCCTGGCGATCCTGACCGCTTCCGGACCCGGTCAGGAACTCGCCGCGGCCGTAGCGCTCGAGCACCATGTGCGTGTCGACGGCGGCGGATATCCCGGCCTGAGCGGACGACGCCCCTCGTTGTTCAGCCGCATGGTCGCCATCGCCGACTCCTACGACGCGATCACGTCGCATCGGCCCTACCGCCCGGCCCGTACGCCGAACGAGGCGCTCCATGTGCTCCTGGCCGGGGCGGGAACGGCCTACGACGCCGATCTACTCAAGCTCTTCATCGAGATGATGGGCCACTACCCGCCGGGGTCGCTCCTCCGTCTCAATGGAGGTGAGATCGTGATGATTACGCCCGCCGATGGGCCGGTGGTGGTGCGGGAGGGCGACGGTGCCCTCGTCGAACGCCCCCGTCCGATCGTCTTCCCTCCGGGCGACGTGGTCGCTCAGCTCCTCCCGGCCGAGGCCGGAGTGGACCCCAGTTCTCTGCTCGAAATCCTGGAACAGGGCGAGCACGCCGAACGTTGAGCGAGAATCAAGACTCAAGAATCAAGAGCCAAGATTCAAGAACCAAGAATCGATTGCTGGGCTCGTCTTGGTTCTTGGCTCTTGCTTCCGGTCCGAGCGACCCTGTTCTCTGACCAACCGCCTCTCTCTATCATGAACTCTCAATGGCCTTTCTGAAGAAGATCCTTCGCGCGGGCGAAGGCAAGTCACTCAAAATCCTCGAGCGCCTCGTCGTCGCGGTGAACGCCTTCGAACCGGCGATCTCCGCGCTGTCCGATGAGCAGTTGCGTGCCAAGACGGCAGAGTTCAGGCAACGCCTGGCGGACGGGTCGACCCTCGCCGACATTGAGGCCGAGGCGTTCGCCGTCGTCCGGGAAGCGGCGAAGCGGGTTCTCGGCCAACGGCACTTCGATGTCCAGGTCATCGGCGCTGGCGCGCTCCACGATGGCTCCATCGCCGAGATGAAGACCGGTGAGGGCAAGACGCTGGTGTCGACCATGCCGGCATACCTCAACGCACTCGAAAGCAAGGGTGTCCACATCGTCACGGTCAACGACTACCTGGCGCGCCGCGATGCCGAGTGGATGGGGGCGATCCATCGCTTCCTCGGGCTCGAAGTGGGTCTGATTCAGTCGGACATGCAACCCGAAGAACGCCGGCCCCAGTACGCCGCAGACATCACCTACGGCACGAACAACGAGTTCGGTTTCGACTATCTGCGCGACAACATGGCGATGGATCCCCGCTACATGGTGCAGCGCGGGCACAACTACGCGATCGTCGACGAGGTGGACTCGATCCTCGTCGACGAGGCGAGGACGCCACTGATCATCAGCGGACGAGTCGCCGAGACCGCCAAGTGGTATCGCGACTTCGCCCGCATCGCCGATCGCCTCAAGGACGAGATCCATTATGAGATCGACGAAGGCAAACGCCAGGTGATCACCACCGAGGGGGGCGTGACCCAGGTGGAGAAATTCCTCGGGGTCGAGAACATGTACGACCACACGAATGTCGACCTCGTGCATCACCTCGATGTCGCGTTGAAGGCGAAGACGCTCTACAAGCGCGACGTCGACTATGTGATCACCAACGGCGAGATCAAGATCGTCGACGAGTTCACCGGACGCATCCTCGAGGGCCGTCGTTACAGCGAGGGTCTCCACCAGGCGATCGAGGCAAAGGAGGGCGTGCGGATCAAAGAGGAGAACCAGACTCTGGCGACGATCACCCTCCAGAACTTCTTCCGGCTCTACGACAAGCTGGCGGGAATGACCGGCACCGCATCCACCGAAGCCGGCGAGTTCATGGAGATCTACAAACTCGAAGTCGTCGAGGTGCCCACCAATGAGCCCGTTGCGCGCCTCGATCAACCCGACCTCGTCTATATGACCGAGGACGCCAAGTTTGAGGCCCTCACCCAGGACATCGTCGAGCGAAACGCCCTCGGGCAGCCGATCTTGATCGGCACGGTCTCCATCGAGAAGTCGGAGCGGCTCTCCAACGTCCTCAAGAAGCACGGGATCCCCCACGAGGTCCTCAATGCCAAGCAGCATGAGCGGGAGGCCCTGATCATCGCTCAGGCGGGGAGGCTGGGGGGAGTCACCGTGGCCACCAACATGGCCGGACGCGGCGTCGACATCAGGCTGGGAGGGAACCCCGAAGAGATGGCGCGTATCGAGATGCGCAAGCGGGGACTCGAGCCCGACACCCCGGATTGGGACGAAGGGTATGACGAGGCTCACGCGGCGCTCGTTCCCGAAGCCCGTGCGCAGGAGGAGAAGGTGATCGAACTCGGAGGGCTATACGTGCTCGGCACCGAACGCCACGAGTCACGCCGGATCGACAATCAGCTGCGGGGGCGCTCGGGCCGGCAGGGTGATCCCGGAGAGTCCCGGTTCTACCTGTCCCTCGAGGATGACCTGATGCGCCGTTTCGCCACCGACCGGGTGCAGTCGATCATGCGGCGGCTCAAGATTCCCGAGGACGTGCCTATCGAGCACGGGATGGTCACCAAGGCGATCGAGCGCGCCCAGCGCCAGGTCGAGTCGCAGAACTTCGAGATCCGCAAGAACGTGCTGAAGTACGACGAGGTGATGAACCGCCAGCGCGAGGTCATCTACGGATGGCGGCAGCGGGTCCTCGAGGGCCGAGATACCGAGGAGCTCGTCCGCGACTGGATCGATGAGGTGGTCGAAGGGACGGTCGCCGCTGCCATCAACGACGACGTGGCGCCATCGAACTGGGACCGCGAGGATCTTCATCAGCGTCTTGTCGCCGTCTTTCCCACCCGGATGCCGTCCGAGTCGCTCGTCGCCGGAACGTTCACCGTCGATGAAGTAGCTGAGAAAGCGGTCGAAGACGCCCAGGAGGTGTACACCGCTCGGGCCGAGGAACTGGGGCCGGATCTGCTGCGCTCGCTCGAGCGGACGGTGGTGCTGTCGATCGTCGACAACAAGTGGCGGGAGCACCTGGCCGAGATGGACTACCTGCGTTCAGGTGTCGGTCTGCGGGCGATGGGTCAACGCGATCCGCTCACCGAGTACCAGCGCGAGGCCTTCGACATGTTCTCCGACATGGTCGACTCGATCAAAGACGACGCCGTCAAATACCTTTATCACGCCCAGGTCGTCCAACCGAAGGCAAAGCCCGACCCGGTGGTCCAACTGGGTGGTACCGGCGGTGCCGCTCTCAAGCGCCAGGCGACAGCCGATGGCAAGGTCGGTCGCAACGAACCCTGTCCCTGCGGAAGCGGCAAGAAGTACAAGAAGTGTCATGGGGCCGCTGCGTAGCGCCGGCCCCCTAACCTCTCTGGCATGACCGACGATCCTCGCGCCTCCATCGCCTCGCTTCGTACTCGCCTCGCCGATGCCCGGAGGTTTCTTTGACGTCGAGGCCAAGCGGGATGGTCTCGCCGACCTGAGGGATCGGGCGGCCGAGCCCAACCTCTGGAGCGACCGCGAGAAAGCCCTCGAAGTCACCCGGACCCTTGCGCGCAATGAGGGGATCGTCGACCGGTCGGATCGGCTTTCTGCGGCGATCGATGATGCCGAGCTGCTGCTGCAGCTCGCCGACGAAGAGTCCGATGCCGCCGCCGCCGGCGACGTGGCCCGCGAGCTCGGCGCGATCGATGCCGAGTTGTCGAAGATCGAACGCGAGGCGCTCTACTTCGGCGAATACGACGACAGCCCGGCAATCCTCAGCGTTCACGCCGGGGCGGGTGGTGTCGACGCATCAGACTGGGCCGAGATGCTCCTGCGGATGTATCTCCGCTTCCTGGAGCGCTCCGGCTTCGAAGTGGAAGTGGACGAGTACCTCGAAGCCGAGGAGGCCGGAATTCGTTCCGCCACGATCACTGTCCGCGGCGACCGGCCATACGGAACGCTCGAAGGGGAGCGCGGCGTACATCGTCTCGTCCGGATCAGCCCTTTCGACTCGGCGGCCCGAAGGCACACTTCGTTCGCCGGGGTCGACGTGATCCCCGAAGTGGAGGTCGAGGATGTCGAGATCGATCCCGACGACCTCCGGGTGGACACCTTTCGAGCGTCAGGCGCCGGCGGGCAGCACATCAACAAGACCGACTCGGCGGTGCGGATCACCCACCTGCCCAGCGGGCTCGTCGTGGCGTGCCAGGCGGAGAGGTCGCAGCTGCAGAATCGCAACAGAGCGATGGCGCTGCTCGCCGCCCGTCTGGCCGAGCTGGCGCGCCGTGAGCGTGAGGACCATCTCGACGAGATCAGAGGTGAGCAGGGGGAGGCGGCCTGGGGTCGGCAGATTCGCTCCTATGTCCTCCAGCCGTATCAGATGGCCAAGGATCTCCGCACCGATACAGAGGTGGGCAATGTCACCGGCGTCCTCGATGGCGAACTGGAGCCATTCGTCGACGCGTATCTGCAGTGGCGTCGCGAGCAAACGGAGAAATAGCGCAGCGCCTCACAATCACCGGTGTTGTTTTAGGCCACCGCTAACCTCGCCCCGAGCGTCACGGGCGGGTGGGTGCCGACGGCTGACGTCGAGAGCAGCACTCCGAGAGGCGTATTTACATGATCCGGTTGCAGGATGTAGCAAAGATCTACGACGGCGGCACCGTTGCCGTCCGGGATGTAGATCTCGAGATTTCGAAGGGGGAGTTCGTCTTCCTCGTCGGCCCGTCCGGGTCCGGCAAGTCCACCCTCATCCGCCTGATGCTCCGCCAGGAGCTGCCCACCTCGGGTCGAATCTGGGTCGCCGGGAAGGACATCACCACGCTCCCCGGCTGGAAGGTGCCCCTGCTCCGCCGCTCGATAGGCACCGTGTTCCAGGACTTCAAGCTGCTGCCGAGCAAGACCGTTCACGAAAACGTCGCCTTCGCCCTCGAAGTCATCGGCCGCCCGAAGCACGTGATCCGGTCACAAGTGCCGCAGGTGCTGAAGCTGGTCGGTCTCGCCGCCAAGGCGGATCGCCTGCCCAACCAGCTGTCAGGCGGCGAACAGCAGCGGGTATCGATCGCCCGGGCCTTCGTCAACCGGCCCTTGATCTTGCTGGCGGACGAGCCGACGGGAAACCTAGACCCTGCCACCTCGGTCGGGATCATGCGCCTCCTCGACCGGATCAACCGCACCGGGACGACCGTGGTGATGGCTACGCACGACCACGCCATCGTCGACGCGATGCGGAGACGGGTCGTTGCGCTCGAACGCGGTCGTGTGATTCGCGACCAGAGCCGTGGGGCGTACCAGATGGGGGCCGGGGAATCCGTCACTGCCGGTTTCGCCGACGGTCCCGGCGGCGCCGAGGCTTGACGTGAGGTTCCAATACATCCTCGAGCAGGCGATCTCGAACCTCCGTCGCAACGTGCTGGTGGTGTTCGCGGCCGTGGTGGCGGTGCTCGTGATGCTCGCCCTGGTGTTCGGGACGATCGTGGTGCGTTGGTCGATCGACAAGGACATCGGCCGCTGGGACGACAACGTAAGGGTGATCGCCTTCCTGAGCGACGACCTGAGCATCGAAGAGATCGACGGCATGCAGGCGGAGATCCAGACCTGGGGCGAGGTCGACGAGGTCACCTACTTCACCAAGTCTCAGGCGCTCGACGAGTTCCGGGACATCTTCTCCGATCAGCCGTCCCTCATCGACATCGTCGAGGAGGATCCATCGATCCTGCCCGCCTCGTTCCGTATCAAGCCTGCCGAGGCCGCGGACTACTCGGCGATCCGCGACCGGCTGGTGGTGGTTGACGGCGTCTCGCAGGTGTCGTCGGCCGACGAGGCGATCGATGCGCTGGTCGCGCGGGCAGGCCATATGCGGGCGTTCGCGCTGTGGATCATGGTCATCCTCGGGGCGGCGGCGGTGGTGCTGATCGCCAACACCATTCGGATAGCCATCTTCGCCCGCAGGGACGAGATCGGCATCATGAAGCTGGTCGGCGCCGGCAACTGGTTCGTACGGATTCCATTCCTGCTGGAGGGCGTGATCGAAGGGGTGATCGGTGCCGTGCTCGCCATCGCCCTGGTGTGGTCGGTGGGCGGTTCTATCGCCGCGCTGCTGTCCACCGCCACCGACGGCGGGTCGATCAGCCCCCCCACCGACTTCATGCTCCGGCAGGCACTGCTGCTGCTCGGGTTCGGTGCCGGCACAGGGTTGCTCGGCAGCGCCTTCGGGATGTGG
Protein-coding regions in this window:
- the ftsE gene encoding cell division ATP-binding protein FtsE; its protein translation is MIRLQDVAKIYDGGTVAVRDVDLEISKGEFVFLVGPSGSGKSTLIRLMLRQELPTSGRIWVAGKDITTLPGWKVPLLRRSIGTVFQDFKLLPSKTVHENVAFALEVIGRPKHVIRSQVPQVLKLVGLAAKADRLPNQLSGGEQQRVSIARAFVNRPLILLADEPTGNLDPATSVGIMRLLDRINRTGTTVVMATHDHAIVDAMRRRVVALERGRVIRDQSRGAYQMGAGESVTAGFADGPGGAEA
- the prfB gene encoding peptide chain release factor 2 (programmed frameshift), which encodes MTDDPRASIASLRTRLADARRFLDVEAKRDGLADLRDRAAEPNLWSDREKALEVTRTLARNEGIVDRSDRLSAAIDDAELLLQLADEESDAAAAGDVARELGAIDAELSKIEREALYFGEYDDSPAILSVHAGAGGVDASDWAEMLLRMYLRFLERSGFEVEVDEYLEAEEAGIRSATITVRGDRPYGTLEGERGVHRLVRISPFDSAARRHTSFAGVDVIPEVEVEDVEIDPDDLRVDTFRASGAGGQHINKTDSAVRITHLPSGLVVACQAERSQLQNRNRAMALLAARLAELARREREDHLDEIRGEQGEAAWGRQIRSYVLQPYQMAKDLRTDTEVGNVTGVLDGELEPFVDAYLQWRREQTEK
- a CDS encoding HD domain-containing phosphohydrolase, whose amino-acid sequence is MSELLGHNFLRALSHLGQRINRIDDEDLREAAITALADAGEVLTAGSGEAVITVAADAFYLDRRMLAHASTEFHSMLQSMKQRRVDSITIRKGATRRDLADLAALVTGHSSDLPADGTVRINERAMSTSDLDIRPMSGLRRSYAESLDALRGVSTTRTLELGEVLDVVDGFIAGGATDPGASLLMATVQNHDEITYYHSVNVCLLSMALGRFAGLGKEQVRLLGLGALLHDIGRVVVDEAALSREGRLSNEDWAQVRLHPQEGALAILTASGPGQELAAAVALEHHVRVDGGGYPGLSGRRPSLFSRMVAIADSYDAITSHRPYRPARTPNEALHVLLAGAGTAYDADLLKLFIEMMGHYPPGSLLRLNGGEIVMITPADGPVVVREGDGALVERPRPIVFPPGDVVAQLLPAEAGVDPSSLLEILEQGEHAER
- the secA gene encoding preprotein translocase subunit SecA, with translation MAFLKKILRAGEGKSLKILERLVVAVNAFEPAISALSDEQLRAKTAEFRQRLADGSTLADIEAEAFAVVREAAKRVLGQRHFDVQVIGAGALHDGSIAEMKTGEGKTLVSTMPAYLNALESKGVHIVTVNDYLARRDAEWMGAIHRFLGLEVGLIQSDMQPEERRPQYAADITYGTNNEFGFDYLRDNMAMDPRYMVQRGHNYAIVDEVDSILVDEARTPLIISGRVAETAKWYRDFARIADRLKDEIHYEIDEGKRQVITTEGGVTQVEKFLGVENMYDHTNVDLVHHLDVALKAKTLYKRDVDYVITNGEIKIVDEFTGRILEGRRYSEGLHQAIEAKEGVRIKEENQTLATITLQNFFRLYDKLAGMTGTASTEAGEFMEIYKLEVVEVPTNEPVARLDQPDLVYMTEDAKFEALTQDIVERNALGQPILIGTVSIEKSERLSNVLKKHGIPHEVLNAKQHEREALIIAQAGRLGGVTVATNMAGRGVDIRLGGNPEEMARIEMRKRGLEPDTPDWDEGYDEAHAALVPEARAQEEKVIELGGLYVLGTERHESRRIDNQLRGRSGRQGDPGESRFYLSLEDDLMRRFATDRVQSIMRRLKIPEDVPIEHGMVTKAIERAQRQVESQNFEIRKNVLKYDEVMNRQREVIYGWRQRVLEGRDTEELVRDWIDEVVEGTVAAAINDDVAPSNWDREDLHQRLVAVFPTRMPSESLVAGTFTVDEVAEKAVEDAQEVYTARAEELGPDLLRSLERTVVLSIVDNKWREHLAEMDYLRSGVGLRAMGQRDPLTEYQREAFDMFSDMVDSIKDDAVKYLYHAQVVQPKAKPDPVVQLGGTGGAALKRQATADGKVGRNEPCPCGSGKKYKKCHGAAA